One stretch of Saccharomonospora xinjiangensis XJ-54 DNA includes these proteins:
- a CDS encoding serine/threonine-protein kinase has protein sequence MKNTEGALVGERYRLDQPIGRGKAGIVWLAFDTMLHRTVAAKPTYLDPDREPGEARRTALAEGKRAMRVVHPSAVTVYDALQDGDDVWLVMEYVPSRNMADFLAEHGTLTPEQAGYLGAALGAALASAHNAGVVHGAVEPGNVLLADDGGVKLTDIGIHGGTPDPAYLAPEVKRGATPTTEADAYGLGATLFRAVEGSAPFGQEGEDDPVVPAQSGPLTAALEKLLRSEPDLRPTLADTVSALRAVSKGRQAGFVPPTAPAMPTVRLMPPPPRVPPAGSVTAATAAPATRGAVAGVDPAPSSRRILLWALAAIVVVAAVIAVVVLL, from the coding sequence GTGAAGAACACCGAAGGCGCTCTCGTCGGTGAGCGGTACAGGCTCGACCAGCCGATCGGCCGTGGCAAGGCCGGCATCGTGTGGCTGGCCTTCGACACGATGCTGCACAGGACAGTCGCGGCCAAACCGACGTACCTCGATCCTGATCGGGAGCCCGGCGAGGCGAGAAGAACGGCGCTGGCCGAGGGCAAGCGCGCCATGCGGGTGGTTCACCCGAGCGCGGTGACGGTGTACGACGCGCTGCAGGACGGCGACGACGTGTGGCTCGTCATGGAGTACGTGCCGTCGCGGAACATGGCCGATTTCCTCGCCGAGCACGGCACCCTCACGCCCGAGCAGGCGGGCTACCTCGGCGCGGCGCTCGGCGCGGCACTCGCGTCGGCACACAACGCCGGGGTCGTGCACGGCGCTGTGGAGCCGGGCAACGTCCTGCTCGCCGACGACGGCGGTGTGAAGCTCACCGACATCGGCATTCACGGCGGCACGCCCGACCCGGCCTACCTCGCTCCGGAGGTCAAGCGCGGCGCGACACCGACCACGGAGGCCGACGCGTACGGGCTCGGCGCCACCCTGTTCAGGGCCGTGGAGGGTTCGGCGCCGTTCGGTCAGGAAGGCGAGGACGACCCCGTCGTGCCCGCGCAAAGCGGGCCTTTGACGGCTGCGCTGGAGAAGCTGCTGCGCTCGGAACCCGACCTGCGGCCGACATTGGCGGACACCGTGTCCGCGCTGCGCGCGGTGAGCAAGGGAAGGCAGGCCGGGTTCGTGCCGCCGACGGCCCCTGCCATGCCGACGGTGCGCCTGATGCCGCCCCCACCGAGAGTGCCGCCTGCCGGGTCCGTTACTGCCGCGACCGCCGCGCCCGCCACACGAGGTGCCGTGGCGGGAGTGGACCCGGCACCGTCGTCGCGGCGGATACTGTTGTGGGCGCTCGCCGCGATCGTGGTCGTGGCCGCCGTGATCGCGGTCGTCGTCCTCCTGTAG
- a CDS encoding response regulator produces the protein MTTTEQKRPVTVFLVDDHALFRAGARTELAALSDEVRVVGEAGSVGEAVAGIRRARPQVVLLDVHMPDGGGAEVLRRVRPELPEVVFLALSVSDAAEDVIAVIRAGARGYVTKTISSRELVRAVLRVADGDAVFSPRLAGFVLDAFADRPGAQPINDPDLDLLTPRERDVLRLLARGYAYKEIASELFISVKTVETHVSSVLRKTQLSNRYELSRWASDRRLV, from the coding sequence GTGACCACAACCGAGCAGAAGAGGCCCGTGACGGTCTTTCTCGTCGATGACCACGCGCTGTTCCGCGCGGGGGCGCGTACGGAGCTGGCCGCACTGAGCGACGAGGTCAGAGTTGTCGGTGAGGCGGGATCGGTCGGTGAGGCGGTCGCCGGTATCCGCAGGGCCCGCCCGCAGGTGGTGCTTCTCGACGTGCACATGCCCGACGGCGGCGGGGCCGAGGTGCTGCGGCGGGTACGGCCGGAGCTGCCGGAGGTGGTGTTCCTCGCGCTGTCGGTGTCCGATGCGGCCGAGGACGTCATCGCGGTCATCCGCGCGGGCGCGCGGGGCTACGTCACCAAGACCATCTCGTCGCGCGAGCTGGTGCGCGCGGTGTTGCGCGTCGCCGACGGCGACGCGGTGTTCTCGCCGCGCCTCGCCGGGTTCGTCCTCGACGCCTTCGCCGACCGGCCGGGTGCACAGCCCATCAACGACCCCGACCTCGATCTGCTGACCCCGAGGGAGCGCGACGTGTTGCGCCTGCTCGCCAGGGGCTACGCGTACAAGGAGATCGCATCGGAGCTGTTCATCTCCGTGAAGACCGTGGAGACCCACGTGTCCAGCGTGTTGCGCAAGACGCAGCTGTCGAACCGCTACGAGCTCTCGCGCTGGGCCTCCGACCGGCGGCTCGTCTGA
- a CDS encoding serine/threonine-protein kinase has protein sequence MSDEGRLVAGRYRVIKRIGTGAMGAVWQAHDEVLHRTVAIKQLLLQPGLDENEAEDARQRTMREGRIAARLHHPNAISVFDVVMDDSGRPCLIMEYLPSRNLAQELQKHTTLPPIEVAKIGAQIAAALTEAHAVGIVHRDIKPGNILLADNGLVKITDFGISRAKDDVTVTKTGMIAGTPAYLAPEVAIGGDPGPESDIFSLGSTLYAASEGQPPFGLSENTLGLLHAVAAGQINPPRRSGPLTSVLAVMLHPEVSHRPTAAECEELLSAVARGETPLGGAGDDPTRAHSGPGNGTAVLGAAGAGAVGGVLGASAADYARGHSGNLDDEYDDYNGYGDPGDPGDRYAADEYYEEAPPTTAQPRTAYGAHDDYGGYGDYDDYDAGAGNHRDGGTLDRTAVAPAAQPTRATPAVPAETAAYGGRDHGAGRDYDRPPPSSEDSGDKGNWKIPAAIGAVVVVGMAAFAIWIFGDRGGNAPDSPGEQRPIGGTTESWPSSSWSSEVTTTTTQDVVQPENPAQPGTDPGQGLDDQEQPDAPADSTTNDLPSSSQQTTTTDDGGDQNTTTPGDGDGGTSQSSEPPPDVEPTEPAGNTE, from the coding sequence GTGAGCGACGAGGGTCGCCTGGTCGCCGGCCGCTACCGTGTCATCAAGCGGATCGGGACCGGTGCCATGGGTGCCGTCTGGCAAGCACACGACGAGGTGCTTCACCGGACGGTCGCGATCAAGCAGCTGCTGCTCCAGCCCGGTCTCGACGAGAACGAAGCCGAGGACGCGCGGCAACGCACCATGCGCGAGGGCCGGATCGCTGCCCGGCTGCACCACCCGAACGCCATCTCGGTGTTCGACGTGGTCATGGACGACAGCGGCAGACCATGTCTGATCATGGAGTATCTGCCGTCCAGAAACCTGGCACAGGAACTCCAGAAGCACACCACTCTGCCGCCCATCGAGGTGGCCAAGATCGGGGCGCAGATCGCGGCCGCGCTCACCGAGGCGCACGCCGTGGGGATCGTCCATCGGGACATCAAGCCCGGCAACATCCTCCTCGCGGACAACGGCCTCGTAAAGATCACCGACTTCGGTATCTCGCGGGCTAAGGACGACGTCACGGTCACCAAGACCGGAATGATCGCCGGGACCCCCGCCTACCTCGCCCCCGAGGTCGCCATCGGTGGAGATCCTGGCCCCGAGTCGGACATCTTCTCCCTCGGCTCAACCCTGTACGCCGCGTCGGAGGGGCAACCCCCGTTCGGGCTCAGCGAGAACACCCTGGGTCTCCTTCACGCCGTCGCCGCGGGACAGATCAACCCTCCGCGCCGCTCCGGACCGTTGACCAGCGTGCTCGCCGTGATGCTGCATCCCGAGGTCTCACACCGGCCGACAGCGGCGGAGTGCGAGGAACTCCTGAGCGCGGTCGCCAGAGGCGAGACACCACTCGGTGGCGCCGGCGATGACCCCACCCGCGCGCACAGCGGGCCAGGCAACGGCACGGCCGTGCTGGGTGCCGCGGGCGCGGGCGCGGTCGGTGGGGTGCTGGGCGCCTCGGCCGCCGACTACGCGAGAGGCCATTCCGGGAACCTCGACGACGAGTACGACGACTACAACGGCTACGGCGATCCCGGCGATCCCGGCGATCGTTACGCGGCCGACGAGTACTACGAGGAGGCCCCGCCGACGACGGCACAGCCGCGCACGGCATACGGGGCTCACGACGACTACGGCGGCTACGGCGACTACGACGACTACGACGCAGGCGCGGGAAACCATCGCGACGGCGGCACGCTCGACCGCACTGCCGTAGCTCCGGCCGCCCAGCCGACGCGAGCCACGCCTGCCGTGCCCGCCGAAACGGCGGCATACGGGGGGCGTGATCACGGCGCGGGTCGCGACTACGATCGCCCGCCACCCAGTTCCGAGGACTCGGGTGATAAGGGGAACTGGAAGATCCCCGCGGCCATCGGCGCCGTCGTGGTCGTCGGCATGGCCGCCTTCGCCATCTGGATCTTCGGTGACCGTGGTGGCAACGCCCCCGATTCTCCAGGCGAACAGCGCCCCATCGGCGGCACCACCGAGTCGTGGCCAAGTTCGTCGTGGTCGTCGGAGGTGACCACGACGACGACGCAGGACGTCGTGCAGCCGGAGAACCCGGCGCAACCGGGAACCGATCCCGGCCAGGGCCTCGACGATCAAGAGCAGCCGGACGCGCCTGCCGACAGCACCACCAACGACCTGCCGTCCAGCAGTCAGCAGACCACCACGACCGATGACGGTGGCGACCAGAACACCACGACGCCGGGAGACGGCGACGGCGGAACCAGCCAGTCGTCGGAGCCTCCGCCCGATGTCGAGCCGACAGAACCCGCGGGAAACACAGAGTGA
- the pcrA gene encoding DNA helicase PcrA, with product MNTLFDLPSESPGRHPRSGRRDGHGEPSAAAPVPAELLDDLNPAQRAAVEHHGRPLLVVAGAGSGKTRVLTRRIAYLLAARDVHPGQILAITFTNKAAAEMRERVAGLVGRRAGAMWVSTFHSMCVRLLRREAKTLEMTSNFSIYDADDSRRLMTLVGRDLDLDPKRYSARALTAHVSNWKNELIDPEDAAASAASDFERKAADAYREYQRRLAQAGAMDFDDLIMRTVELFQAFPDVAEHYRRRFRHVLVDEYQDTNHAQYTLVRELVGTAPTETGVAPSELCVVGDADQSIYAFRGATIRNIEEFERDFPDARTILLEQNYRSTQTILSAANAVIARNPGRRDKRLWTDAGDGERIVGYVADNEHDEAAFVAGEIDALADRGEATYSDVAVFYRTNNQSRVFEEIFIRLGLPYRVVGGVRFYERKEVRDALAYLRVLANPEDTVSLRRILNVPKRGIGDRAEAVVATHAERERISFAAALRDAVEGRIPLLNTRSQKAVGGFVELLDGLRELVDEGADVADVLEAVLDRTGYRAELEESKDPQDASRLENLDELVTVAREFTEFAQTVLAESGAEDAGDEPEAGVPEPGSLPAFLERVSLVADADSIPSPDGGADGADGGTDQGVVTLMTVHTAKGLEYPVVFCTGWEDGVFPHLRALGEPKELAEERRLAYVAITRAQRRLYVSRALVRTAWGQPMSNPASRFLDEIPEELLDWRRQAPSRDSGSPRAATTWGRRPGTGADSAQAGLAAGGMRTTSFQGFGTGRRGDAWKSTVALKLDVGDRVNHDKYGLGTVVATEGAGPRATATIDFGSAGTVRLMLIGSVPMVKL from the coding sequence ATGAACACCCTGTTCGATCTTCCCTCCGAATCCCCAGGCCGTCACCCGCGTTCCGGACGCCGTGACGGACACGGCGAACCGAGCGCGGCGGCGCCGGTGCCCGCTGAACTGCTCGACGACCTCAACCCCGCGCAGCGTGCGGCTGTGGAGCACCACGGACGGCCGCTGCTCGTCGTCGCGGGTGCGGGCTCGGGCAAGACTCGTGTGCTGACGAGGAGGATCGCCTACCTGCTCGCCGCGAGGGACGTGCATCCCGGTCAGATCTTGGCGATCACCTTCACCAACAAGGCCGCGGCCGAGATGCGCGAGCGGGTCGCCGGCCTCGTCGGCCGCCGCGCGGGCGCGATGTGGGTTTCGACGTTCCACTCGATGTGCGTGCGCCTTCTGCGGCGTGAGGCGAAGACGCTGGAGATGACCTCCAACTTCTCCATCTACGACGCCGACGACAGCAGGCGGCTGATGACGCTGGTCGGCAGGGATCTCGACCTCGATCCGAAGCGGTACTCGGCGCGGGCGCTGACCGCGCACGTGTCGAACTGGAAGAACGAGCTGATCGACCCCGAGGACGCGGCCGCCTCGGCGGCGAGCGACTTCGAGCGGAAGGCCGCGGACGCCTACCGCGAGTACCAGCGCAGGCTCGCGCAGGCCGGCGCGATGGACTTCGACGATCTGATCATGCGGACCGTCGAGCTGTTCCAGGCGTTCCCCGACGTGGCCGAGCACTACCGGCGACGGTTCCGCCACGTGCTCGTCGATGAATACCAGGACACCAACCACGCGCAGTACACGCTGGTGCGCGAACTCGTCGGTACCGCACCGACCGAGACGGGCGTCGCGCCCTCCGAGCTGTGTGTCGTCGGCGACGCCGACCAGTCCATCTACGCCTTCCGGGGCGCGACCATCCGGAACATCGAGGAGTTCGAGCGCGACTTCCCTGACGCGCGGACGATCCTGCTCGAGCAGAACTACCGCTCGACCCAGACGATCCTGTCGGCGGCCAACGCCGTGATCGCGCGCAACCCCGGCCGCCGCGACAAGCGGCTCTGGACCGACGCGGGCGACGGCGAGCGCATCGTCGGCTACGTGGCGGACAACGAGCACGACGAGGCCGCCTTCGTCGCCGGGGAGATCGACGCGCTGGCCGACCGGGGCGAGGCGACGTACTCCGACGTCGCCGTCTTCTACCGGACCAACAACCAGTCGCGGGTGTTCGAGGAGATCTTCATCCGGCTCGGGCTGCCGTACCGGGTCGTCGGCGGGGTGCGGTTCTACGAGCGCAAGGAGGTCAGGGACGCGCTCGCCTACCTGCGGGTGCTGGCCAACCCCGAGGACACCGTGAGCCTGCGCCGCATCCTCAACGTGCCGAAGAGGGGCATCGGCGACCGCGCCGAAGCCGTCGTCGCCACGCACGCCGAGCGGGAACGCATCTCGTTCGCCGCCGCGCTCCGCGACGCCGTCGAGGGACGGATCCCGCTGTTGAACACGCGGTCCCAGAAAGCAGTCGGCGGGTTCGTGGAGCTTCTCGACGGGCTGAGGGAGCTGGTGGACGAGGGCGCCGACGTCGCCGACGTGCTGGAGGCCGTCCTCGACCGCACCGGCTACCGCGCCGAGCTGGAGGAGTCGAAGGACCCGCAGGACGCCTCCCGGCTCGAGAACCTCGACGAGCTCGTGACGGTGGCGAGGGAGTTCACGGAGTTCGCACAGACCGTGCTGGCGGAATCCGGTGCGGAGGACGCCGGGGACGAGCCGGAGGCCGGCGTTCCCGAGCCGGGATCGCTGCCCGCCTTCCTGGAACGGGTGTCGCTCGTGGCCGACGCCGACTCGATCCCGTCACCGGACGGCGGTGCCGACGGTGCCGACGGCGGCACAGACCAGGGCGTCGTCACGCTGATGACCGTGCACACGGCCAAGGGGCTGGAGTACCCCGTGGTGTTCTGCACCGGCTGGGAGGACGGCGTGTTCCCCCACCTGCGTGCCCTCGGCGAGCCGAAGGAACTCGCGGAGGAACGCAGGCTGGCGTACGTGGCCATCACCCGCGCCCAGCGCAGGCTCTACGTGTCGAGGGCCTTGGTGCGCACCGCATGGGGGCAGCCCATGAGCAACCCCGCGTCGCGGTTCCTCGACGAGATCCCCGAGGAGCTTCTCGACTGGCGGCGGCAGGCGCCGTCGCGGGACTCCGGTTCTCCCAGGGCGGCCACCACGTGGGGACGCAGGCCCGGAACGGGTGCGGACTCGGCGCAGGCCGGGCTCGCGGCAGGCGGGATGCGCACGACGTCGTTCCAGGGATTTGGAACGGGACGGCGTGGCGATGCCTGGAAGAGCACGGTCGCGCTCAAGCTCGACGTCGGTGACCGGGTCAACCACGACAAGTACGGGCTCGGCACCGTGGTGGCCACCGAGGGCGCTGGCCCGAGGGCGACGGCCACCATCGACTTCGGCAGTGCGGGAACGGTTCGGCTCATGCTGATCGGCAGCGTGCCGATGGTGAAGCTTTAG
- a CDS encoding chorismate mutase, producing MNARTRDTGTAGQTPATGDEKIDELRQEIDWLDAEILRLVKRRAEVSRTIGAARMAAGGPRIVYNREMDVLARYRELGPEGRQLAMALLNLGRGRLGR from the coding sequence ATGAACGCCAGGACCCGCGACACCGGCACGGCAGGCCAGACCCCGGCCACCGGCGACGAGAAGATCGACGAGCTTCGCCAGGAGATCGACTGGCTCGACGCGGAGATCCTCAGGCTGGTGAAACGCCGTGCCGAGGTGTCGAGGACGATCGGCGCGGCCAGGATGGCCGCGGGCGGTCCCCGAATCGTCTACAACCGCGAGATGGACGTCCTCGCGCGCTACCGGGAACTGGGTCCCGAGGGCAGGCAGCTCGCGATGGCGCTGCTCAATCTCGGAAGGGGACGTCTCGGGCGCTAG
- a CDS encoding GtrA family protein → MRGRLVRFAAVGAVNTATYVGLYLLLRLVLDYLVAHIVAFLLAMVGSYFLNCRFTFRIRPSLRTFLLFPLSNVTNFVVTSAGLYLLVDVFSVSETIAPLLAASVAIPVTFLVAQYILTEPRPRPRWAEDAPEVRS, encoded by the coding sequence GTGCGTGGACGACTAGTGCGGTTCGCGGCTGTCGGTGCGGTGAACACGGCGACCTACGTTGGTCTCTACCTGCTGCTGCGACTTGTGCTGGACTACCTGGTCGCCCACATCGTCGCGTTCCTGCTCGCGATGGTGGGCTCCTACTTCCTCAACTGCCGCTTCACGTTCCGGATCCGGCCGAGCCTGCGAACGTTTCTGCTGTTCCCGCTCTCCAACGTGACGAACTTCGTGGTGACCTCGGCCGGCCTCTACCTGCTCGTCGATGTGTTCTCGGTCAGCGAGACGATCGCGCCGCTGCTCGCGGCCTCCGTGGCGATTCCCGTGACGTTCCTCGTGGCCCAGTACATCCTCACCGAGCCCCGGCCCCGCCCACGCTGGGCCGAGGACGCCCCGGAGGTTCGCTCATGA
- a CDS encoding glycosyltransferase family 2 protein: MRLSVIVPCYNEETCLPRLRAALLHVLPPLTDEFEIILIDDGSTDGTLEMLRAMSRSDPRFRYLSLSRNFGKEAAMLAGLRHAAGDLVAILDADLQHPPELLGDMVALIDKGYDQVVAKRTRTGDGHVRTAASRAYYRMMNRLVDVELTDGVGDFRLLSRRAVDALLSLEERNRFSKGLFSWIGFDTAVVDYENVARTDGASKWSLRSLLNYGIDGILSFNHQPLRLAVYLGALCTAAAFGYAMWLVISALLHGTTAPGYVTIMCGIIGFGGMQLLLVGVLGEYLGRIYHETKHRPHFLLKETSHPAGPEAPCVDD, translated from the coding sequence ATGCGCCTCTCCGTCATCGTCCCGTGCTACAACGAGGAAACCTGCCTTCCCCGGTTGAGGGCGGCGCTGCTGCATGTGCTGCCGCCGCTCACGGATGAATTCGAGATCATCCTCATCGACGACGGCAGCACCGACGGCACACTCGAGATGCTCCGCGCGATGTCCCGGTCCGATCCCCGGTTCCGATACCTGTCGCTCAGCCGCAACTTCGGCAAGGAAGCCGCGATGCTGGCGGGTTTGCGGCACGCGGCAGGCGATCTCGTCGCGATCCTGGACGCAGACCTGCAACACCCGCCCGAGCTGCTCGGCGACATGGTGGCCCTCATCGACAAGGGCTACGACCAGGTTGTCGCCAAGAGGACTCGCACGGGAGACGGGCACGTCAGAACCGCGGCATCCCGGGCGTACTACCGCATGATGAACCGGCTCGTTGACGTGGAACTCACCGACGGCGTCGGGGATTTCCGCCTGTTGAGCAGGCGCGCCGTGGACGCGCTGCTGTCGCTGGAGGAACGCAACAGATTCTCCAAGGGCTTGTTCTCGTGGATCGGCTTCGACACGGCCGTCGTCGATTACGAGAACGTGGCGAGGACCGACGGAGCGAGCAAGTGGTCACTGCGTTCGCTGCTGAACTACGGCATCGACGGCATCCTGTCGTTCAACCACCAGCCGTTGCGGCTGGCCGTGTATCTCGGGGCGCTGTGCACGGCCGCCGCGTTCGGGTACGCGATGTGGCTCGTCATCAGCGCCCTGCTGCACGGCACAACGGCACCCGGCTACGTGACGATCATGTGCGGGATCATCGGGTTCGGTGGCATGCAGCTCCTTCTCGTCGGAGTTCTCGGCGAATATCTCGGCCGGATCTATCACGAGACGAAGCACCGCCCTCATTTCCTGCTGAAGGAAACGAGCCATCCTGCGGGGCCGGAGGCGCCGTGCGTGGACGACTAG
- a CDS encoding ATP-binding protein, with the protein MNPRAEACDDGGVEEQVTGERASGAGQHPAGFGVAPSAAPAGERDATPGAGASVEPSGNRRAAPQGEVDGPPKMYRRRRGRALAGVAGGLADHLGVNVLWVRAAFAVLAAFGGMGLFAYGLLWVFVPQHSGEERSAPESAKERQQAYGLIALGIGLSFAGGALTGLFSGWVGLPVAVALVGAAVVWREADESQRRRWRDGARSGVAGVVGDGGARPLVRVLAGVALVATGIGVVVFRSGSLDQVQFALIAVLATLVGVAVLTVPFWLRLIRDLGEERRARIRTEERAEIAAHLHDSVLQTLALIQKQADLPREVARLARGQERQLRQWLYGPSGYGTARNGAEAESQRQATSLSEALAAACGEVEDTFAISVQQVVVGGEVEVDEQLGALIQAAREAIVNAAKHAGVEEVSVYAEVERESVTVFVRDRGRGFDPEAVPEDRHGLADSIRGRMERNGGRCRLRTAPGEGTEVQLEMPRRSADRSAQGAT; encoded by the coding sequence ATGAACCCGCGCGCCGAGGCGTGTGACGATGGCGGGGTGGAGGAGCAGGTGACCGGGGAGCGGGCGTCCGGGGCGGGGCAGCATCCGGCGGGGTTCGGTGTCGCGCCATCCGCCGCACCTGCCGGGGAAAGGGACGCCACGCCGGGGGCAGGCGCGTCCGTCGAGCCCTCGGGAAACCGCCGGGCGGCGCCTCAGGGGGAGGTGGACGGCCCGCCGAAGATGTACCGCCGCCGCAGGGGTCGCGCGCTCGCGGGCGTGGCAGGCGGGCTCGCCGATCATCTCGGCGTCAACGTGCTGTGGGTGCGGGCCGCCTTCGCGGTACTCGCGGCGTTCGGGGGTATGGGGCTGTTCGCCTACGGGTTGCTGTGGGTGTTCGTGCCCCAGCACTCCGGCGAGGAACGGTCTGCGCCCGAGTCCGCGAAGGAACGGCAGCAGGCGTACGGCCTCATCGCGCTGGGCATCGGCCTGAGTTTCGCGGGCGGTGCGCTCACCGGCCTGTTCAGCGGGTGGGTCGGCCTGCCCGTCGCCGTCGCGCTCGTCGGTGCGGCGGTGGTGTGGCGGGAGGCCGACGAGTCGCAGCGCAGGAGGTGGCGCGACGGTGCCCGATCCGGTGTCGCCGGCGTCGTCGGGGACGGCGGGGCCCGCCCGCTCGTGCGGGTACTCGCGGGTGTGGCACTCGTGGCCACCGGTATCGGGGTGGTCGTCTTCCGCAGCGGAAGCCTCGACCAGGTGCAGTTCGCGCTGATCGCGGTGCTCGCGACGCTGGTGGGTGTGGCGGTGCTGACGGTGCCGTTCTGGCTGCGCCTGATCCGCGATCTCGGGGAGGAACGGAGAGCGAGGATTCGCACGGAGGAACGCGCGGAGATCGCCGCTCACCTGCACGACTCCGTGTTGCAGACGCTGGCGTTGATCCAGAAACAGGCCGATCTGCCACGCGAGGTGGCGAGGCTGGCCCGCGGCCAGGAACGGCAGTTGCGGCAGTGGCTGTACGGGCCGTCGGGCTACGGGACCGCGAGGAACGGAGCCGAAGCCGAGTCACAGCGGCAGGCCACAAGCCTCTCCGAGGCGCTGGCGGCGGCGTGCGGTGAGGTGGAGGACACGTTCGCGATCTCCGTGCAGCAGGTGGTCGTCGGCGGCGAGGTCGAGGTTGACGAGCAGCTCGGCGCGTTGATCCAGGCGGCACGAGAGGCGATCGTGAACGCGGCCAAGCACGCGGGTGTCGAGGAGGTCAGCGTCTACGCGGAGGTGGAGCGCGAGTCGGTGACCGTGTTCGTTCGAGACCGGGGCAGGGGATTCGATCCCGAGGCCGTCCCCGAGGACCGGCATGGCCTCGCCGACTCCATCAGGGGCAGGATGGAGCGCAACGGCGGCAGGTGCCGATTGCGTACCGCGCCGGGTGAGGGCACCGAGGTGCAGTTGGAGATGCCGCGCAGGTCCGCGGACAGAAGCGCTCAGGGGGCGACGTGA
- a CDS encoding M23 family metallopeptidase, producing the protein MVAAVAAGAFAAAAAGQTLQTASGDSAERRTDVAPLANANDASATMTTGGAAGVGGNARVGAPVLLQVADAPADASEEAKKLTESAELTEERLEREEEERRRAAEEAARPKFVAPAQGVFTSGYGARWGTTHYGIDIANSIGTPIVAAADGTVIEAGPASGFGLWVRVQLDDGTIHVYGHMDSYSVSVGQQVKAGEQIAVIGNRGQSTGPHLHFEVHQNGQKIDPQAWLAARGVYF; encoded by the coding sequence ATGGTGGCCGCCGTCGCGGCAGGCGCGTTCGCCGCTGCGGCAGCAGGGCAGACTCTCCAGACCGCGTCCGGCGACTCCGCCGAGCGGCGGACCGACGTGGCTCCTCTCGCGAACGCCAACGACGCGAGCGCGACCATGACCACCGGAGGCGCCGCAGGCGTCGGTGGCAACGCCCGCGTCGGCGCTCCGGTACTGCTCCAGGTGGCCGACGCCCCCGCCGACGCCTCCGAAGAGGCCAAAAAACTCACCGAGAGCGCGGAACTCACCGAGGAGCGCCTCGAACGCGAGGAGGAGGAACGCCGCAGGGCGGCCGAGGAGGCAGCGCGCCCCAAGTTCGTCGCTCCCGCGCAGGGCGTGTTCACCTCCGGCTACGGCGCCCGCTGGGGCACCACCCACTACGGCATCGACATCGCCAACAGCATCGGCACGCCGATCGTCGCGGCCGCCGACGGCACGGTGATCGAAGCGGGACCGGCCAGCGGATTCGGTCTCTGGGTCCGGGTTCAACTCGACGACGGCACGATCCACGTCTACGGCCACATGGACAGCTATTCCGTCTCCGTCGGCCAGCAGGTCAAGGCGGGCGAGCAGATCGCCGTGATCGGCAACCGAGGCCAGTCCACCGGCCCGCACCTGCACTTCGAGGTCCACCAGAACGGCCAGAAGATCGACCCGCAGGCCTGGCTGGCCGCCCGCGGCGTCTACTTCTGA